A single genomic interval of Sceloporus undulatus isolate JIND9_A2432 ecotype Alabama chromosome 2, SceUnd_v1.1, whole genome shotgun sequence harbors:
- the LOC121923046 gene encoding zinc finger protein 664-like: MECGKSFSRSGALRTHQRTHTRKKPYKCLEYEKFVSCGTNFHNHQRTHTGEKPYKCIECGKGFIDNRYLRSHQRTHTGEKPYKCMECGKSFLHVCRLLAHHRTHTGEKPYKCMECGKSFSRSGSLQSHQRIHTGCKPYKCMECGKSFSQSGSLQSHQRIHTEQAI; encoded by the coding sequence atggaatgtggaaagagcttcagtcgtAGTGGAGCATTGAGAACACACCAGAGAACCCACACAAggaagaaaccatataaatgtctgGAATATGAGAAGTTCGTCTCTTGTGGTACAAATTTTCATAatcatcaaagaacccacacaggtgagaaaccatataaatgcatagaatgtggaaAGGGGTTCATTGACAATAGATACttacgttcacatcaaagaacccatacaggggagaaaccatacaaatgcatggaatgtggaaagagtttcctTCATGTTTGCCGTTTACTTGCACATCAtagaactcacacaggggaaaaaccatataaatgcatggaatgtggaaagagcttcagtcggaGTGGAAGTCTACAGTcacatcaaagaattcacacagggtgcaaaccatataaatgcatggaatgtggaaagagcttcagtcagagtggaagtCTACAGTcacatcaaagaattcacacggaacaagccatataa